A genomic region of Halichondria panicea chromosome 5, odHalPani1.1, whole genome shotgun sequence contains the following coding sequences:
- the LOC135336077 gene encoding uncharacterized protein LOC135336077 encodes MCAYEATRFMGVGNFDLSYDNIEGGAFWGFAYGYAQEFAFAYPLAFEMEPVVLAWIRAVDQVVLETVGTVDLMFSITRGDRSDCSRAFADTQDLSAIEGACPDLPAFSGGSISYDFEFFPEIIMVDHTEQLPRTSVMLKL; translated from the exons ATGTGTGCTTACGAAGCTACCAGGTTTATGGGGGTAGGTAATTTTGACCTTTCTTACGACAACATTGAAGGTGGAGCATTTTGGGGATTTGCATATGGCTACGCTCAAGAGTTTGCATTTGCTTATCCTTTGGCTTTTGAAATGGAGCCAGTTGTAT TGGCCTGGATTCGAGCAGTGGATCAAGTTGTACTGGAAACTGTTGGAACGGTTGATCTCATGTTTAGTATCACCCGTGGTGATCGATCAGACTGTAGTAGAGCATTTGCTGACACTCAAGACCTCTCAGCCATAGAAG GTGCCTGTCCTGACCTACCTGCTTTCTCTGGTGGCTCTATCTCATACGACTTTGAGTTTTTCCCAGAGATTATAATGGTCGACCATACGGAACAGTTGCCACGTACAAGTGTGATGTTGAAACTTTAG